A genomic window from Candidatus Kouleothrix ribensis includes:
- a CDS encoding nucleotide sugar dehydrogenase gives MSLHDALPTLLEKIEQRQALIGVIGLGYVGLPLAVVFAEAGHQVLGIDLDARKVDAIGRGESYIEDIPAERLRPLVAEGRLAATSDFAELARCDAVSICVPTPLNKTGDPDISYIVNVADELARYLHPGMLIVLESTTYPGTTSEIILPRLHENGAQLRVGEAFFLCFSPERVDPGRTDWTTRNTPKVMGGVTPACLRAGRALYESAIERVVPVSSPEAAEMAKLLENTFRAINIGLANEVLLMCDKLGLDAWEIIEAAATKPFGFMKFTPGPGLGGHCIPIDPLYLSWKLRTLNYNARFIELANEINTGMPRYWVQKVQDALNDAGKPLKGSGILVLGVAYKKDVSDMRESPALDIIHLLKEKGAVVSYHDPHVPAFKYDGLAMEGVHDLRSALGDVDCVVVVTNHSNYDWTIIRESKVLFVDTRNVIRVR, from the coding sequence ATGAGCTTACATGATGCGTTGCCAACCCTGCTCGAAAAGATTGAGCAGCGCCAGGCGCTGATCGGCGTGATTGGCCTGGGCTATGTCGGCCTGCCGCTGGCGGTGGTGTTTGCCGAGGCCGGTCACCAGGTGCTTGGGATCGACCTTGACGCGCGCAAGGTCGACGCAATCGGCCGCGGCGAGTCGTATATCGAGGACATCCCGGCCGAGCGGCTGCGCCCGCTGGTGGCCGAGGGCCGGCTGGCGGCGACCAGCGACTTCGCCGAGCTGGCGCGCTGCGATGCCGTGAGCATCTGCGTGCCGACGCCGCTGAACAAGACCGGCGACCCGGATATTTCGTATATTGTGAATGTCGCCGACGAGCTGGCGCGCTATTTGCACCCTGGCATGCTGATCGTGCTTGAGAGCACGACCTACCCCGGCACCACTAGCGAGATCATCCTGCCGCGTTTGCACGAGAACGGCGCGCAGCTGCGAGTGGGCGAGGCTTTCTTCCTGTGCTTTTCGCCCGAGCGGGTCGACCCCGGCCGAACCGATTGGACCACGCGCAACACGCCGAAGGTGATGGGCGGCGTGACGCCGGCCTGCCTGCGTGCCGGCCGCGCACTGTACGAGAGCGCGATCGAGCGGGTGGTGCCGGTGTCGTCGCCCGAGGCGGCCGAGATGGCCAAGCTGCTCGAGAACACCTTCCGCGCGATCAACATCGGCCTGGCTAACGAAGTGCTGCTGATGTGCGACAAGCTCGGGCTAGACGCGTGGGAGATCATCGAGGCGGCCGCGACCAAGCCGTTCGGCTTTATGAAGTTCACGCCCGGCCCAGGGCTGGGCGGCCACTGCATCCCGATCGACCCGCTGTACCTCTCGTGGAAGCTGCGCACGCTGAACTACAATGCGCGCTTCATCGAGCTGGCCAACGAGATCAACACTGGCATGCCGCGCTACTGGGTGCAGAAGGTGCAGGACGCGCTCAACGACGCTGGTAAGCCGCTCAAGGGCAGCGGCATCCTGGTGCTGGGCGTGGCCTACAAGAAAGACGTCAGCGACATGCGCGAGTCGCCCGCGCTGGATATTATTCATTTGCTGAAGGAAAAGGGCGCTGTGGTGAGCTACCACGACCCGCACGTGCCGGCGTTCAAGTATGATGGGTTGGCCATGGAAGGTGTGCATGATTTAAGGTCAGCATTGGGGGATGTTGATTGTGTTGTAGTTGTGACGAATCATTCAAATTATGATTGGACGATTATACGTGAATCAAAGGTGTTGTTTGTTGATACACGCAATGTCATAAGGGTTAGATAG
- a CDS encoding polysaccharide biosynthesis tyrosine autokinase has product MELRQYARLIWRWLWLIIVCALLAGGAAYAVSANTAPVYQSSISLLINQARSGNSSADYSALLTGERLAKTYAELMRKRPVLEAVIANLALPGDAEALTKRVSVAPVRDTQLIVLTVEDGDPQRAADTANEIVRVFGQQNQALQAGRYTDTRQGLERELAKVQLDIDRTQAGLSALKSPGTSADETERDRLQTLLAQYRNSYATLFKSLGDIRLAEAQSTDSLSVAEAARPEATPVRPRTTVNTLLGLVVGALLGFGLAFLIEYLDDRVKSAGQAATLSGVMSLGAIGRFAQRDPADQLVVLREPQSPIAEAYRMLRINLDFTAIDGPLGAVVVTSGSPEEGKSTTIANLAVALAEVGRCVILVDADLRRPTLHRILGLPNERGVTTALLRPGPGSASEYLQATAVPNLWLLSSGPIPPNPAELLSSRRMAELVESLRSQADIVLFDTPPLLVFADALVLASKCDGTLLVARANFTRVGALARAKAQFAQAGARLLGVALNQAPMPRGRQQSYYYYYSEERNRRRGWFGLGRRRKRAGQAVMPPAAAAPVVIEPPVVLGAAAPDLDAPRPQALELGGTANDHSTGSAASGAENVTVIAPGAGAF; this is encoded by the coding sequence ATGGAACTCCGACAATATGCCAGGTTGATCTGGCGCTGGCTATGGCTGATTATCGTGTGCGCGCTGCTGGCCGGCGGCGCGGCCTATGCCGTCAGCGCGAACACCGCGCCAGTGTACCAGTCCTCGATCTCGCTGCTGATCAACCAGGCCCGCAGCGGCAATTCGTCGGCCGACTATAGCGCATTGCTGACGGGCGAGCGGCTGGCGAAGACCTACGCCGAGCTGATGCGTAAGCGCCCGGTGCTCGAGGCGGTGATCGCTAACCTGGCACTGCCTGGCGATGCCGAGGCGCTGACGAAGCGCGTTAGCGTTGCGCCGGTGCGCGATACCCAGCTGATCGTGCTGACGGTCGAGGACGGCGACCCGCAGCGCGCGGCCGATACGGCCAATGAGATCGTGCGCGTGTTCGGCCAGCAGAACCAGGCGCTGCAGGCCGGCCGCTACACCGATACGCGCCAGGGCCTCGAGCGCGAGCTAGCCAAGGTGCAGCTCGACATCGACCGCACCCAGGCCGGCCTGTCGGCGCTGAAATCGCCCGGCACGAGTGCCGACGAGACCGAGCGCGACCGGCTGCAGACCTTGCTGGCGCAGTATCGCAACAGCTACGCGACATTGTTCAAGAGTCTGGGCGACATCCGGCTGGCCGAGGCGCAGAGCACCGATAGCCTGAGCGTGGCCGAGGCCGCGCGGCCCGAGGCTACGCCGGTGCGCCCGCGCACTACCGTGAATACCCTGCTTGGCCTGGTCGTCGGCGCGCTGCTGGGGTTCGGGCTGGCGTTCCTGATCGAATACCTCGACGATCGGGTCAAGTCGGCCGGGCAGGCCGCCACACTCTCGGGTGTGATGTCGCTCGGCGCGATCGGGCGGTTTGCCCAGCGCGATCCGGCCGACCAGCTGGTGGTGCTGCGCGAGCCGCAGTCGCCGATCGCCGAGGCCTACCGCATGCTGCGGATCAACCTCGACTTCACGGCGATCGATGGGCCGCTGGGCGCGGTGGTGGTAACCAGCGGCAGCCCCGAGGAGGGCAAGAGCACGACGATCGCCAACCTGGCGGTGGCGCTGGCCGAAGTAGGCCGCTGCGTGATCCTGGTCGACGCCGACCTGCGCCGGCCGACGCTGCACCGCATCCTGGGGCTGCCGAACGAGCGCGGCGTAACCACGGCGCTATTGCGGCCGGGGCCAGGCAGCGCCAGCGAGTACCTGCAAGCCACCGCAGTGCCGAACCTGTGGCTGCTGTCGAGCGGGCCGATCCCGCCGAACCCGGCCGAGCTGCTCAGCTCGCGGCGCATGGCCGAGCTGGTCGAGTCGCTCAGGTCGCAGGCCGACATTGTGCTGTTCGACACGCCGCCGCTGCTGGTGTTCGCCGACGCGCTGGTGCTGGCGAGCAAGTGCGACGGCACGCTGCTGGTGGCGCGCGCAAACTTCACGCGCGTGGGCGCGCTGGCGCGGGCGAAAGCGCAGTTCGCGCAGGCCGGCGCGCGCCTGCTGGGCGTGGCGCTGAACCAGGCGCCAATGCCGCGCGGCCGCCAGCAGAGCTACTACTACTACTACAGCGAAGAGCGCAACCGCCGGCGTGGCTGGTTTGGCCTGGGCCGGCGGCGCAAGCGCGCTGGCCAGGCGGTTATGCCGCCGGCGGCTGCCGCGCCGGTGGTGATCGAGCCGCCGGTGGTGCTCGGCGCCGCCGCGCCCGATCTCGATGCCCCCAGGCCGCAGGCGCTCGAGCTGGGCGGCACGGCCAATGATCATAGCACCGGCAGCGCAGCTTCCGGCGCCGAGAATGTCACGGTGATCGCGCCGGGCGCCGGTGCGTTTTGA
- a CDS encoding oligosaccharide flippase family protein has translation MWRNSLKIMSNFSAINVLSNRLKGMMRTQHSRDVLITTGNNLSITLINALGGILTARMLAPTGRGELATAIVWAALLGTIASLGLPQALIYFAAQSPKFCKDLFFAAMTLLVFQSIVICLVGYLLAQLLFDASQGTASLAVKLYLGSIPMSLATTYLATIAQGTQKFRLSNSIRLCSAIAYILAIFLAFGLKSSSSISLISLLLATQFITTTGSFVAYAVSLPINLSLNTILVKDLLKYGLKSYIGSLSWMTNARIDQFIMSLFLTSGDIGLYAVGVSYATLLFPLSGAFANTLFPQVARLSANKARQAILHTLKINLFISVTLALLMILSAPVLIPLVFGAKFSLSVLPAIILVPGTVILGCNYILSDGLRGLGVPAHVSLAETIGLISTLISLALLLPRIGMLGAAISSVICYSLVFAILLGMCLKLPSKTST, from the coding sequence GTGTGGAGAAATTCACTTAAAATCATGAGTAATTTTTCAGCAATTAACGTGCTTTCGAACCGCCTGAAGGGTATGATGCGCACGCAACATAGTCGTGATGTCCTTATAACTACAGGAAATAATCTCAGCATTACTCTGATTAATGCTCTTGGCGGTATTCTAACGGCGAGAATGCTGGCACCGACCGGTCGGGGTGAGTTAGCTACTGCTATTGTCTGGGCAGCTTTGCTTGGGACTATAGCCTCGCTTGGACTCCCTCAAGCGCTAATCTATTTTGCAGCTCAATCGCCAAAATTCTGCAAAGACTTGTTTTTTGCTGCGATGACCTTACTCGTATTCCAAAGTATTGTAATTTGTCTAGTCGGATATCTCCTTGCCCAGCTTCTTTTCGATGCCTCGCAAGGTACTGCATCACTAGCTGTGAAACTCTATCTTGGCTCCATCCCTATGAGTCTTGCTACAACCTATTTGGCCACAATCGCACAAGGGACTCAAAAATTTCGCTTATCGAACAGTATAAGACTATGCTCGGCGATTGCGTACATACTAGCTATATTTCTAGCGTTCGGTCTTAAATCCTCGTCCTCGATTTCCTTGATTTCTTTGCTTCTGGCAACACAGTTTATTACTACTACCGGTTCATTTGTTGCATATGCCGTTTCACTGCCGATAAATTTATCGCTAAACACGATATTGGTAAAAGATTTGCTTAAATATGGTTTAAAGTCGTACATCGGTAGCCTTTCCTGGATGACAAATGCTCGAATTGATCAATTCATTATGAGTTTGTTTTTAACCTCGGGAGATATTGGCCTATATGCAGTCGGTGTCTCATATGCAACACTTCTATTTCCACTGTCAGGTGCTTTCGCAAATACCCTCTTTCCGCAAGTTGCTCGCTTGTCAGCCAACAAGGCCCGACAAGCCATCTTGCACACGCTGAAGATTAACCTGTTCATCTCTGTAACATTGGCATTGCTCATGATTCTCAGTGCTCCAGTGCTGATACCTTTGGTTTTCGGGGCTAAGTTCAGTCTCTCTGTGTTACCAGCCATAATTCTCGTACCAGGTACAGTCATTTTGGGATGCAACTATATTCTGAGTGATGGTCTTCGTGGGCTTGGGGTTCCTGCACACGTAAGCTTGGCAGAGACCATTGGACTTATCAGCACACTCATAAGCCTTGCGTTGCTGCTTCCGCGTATCGGAATGTTAGGAGCGGCTATCAGCTCCGTTATTTGCTACAGTCTTGTGTTTGCCATTCTCTTGGGAATGTGCTTGAAACTACCATCCAAGACGAGTACTTAA